A single Defluviitalea saccharophila DNA region contains:
- a CDS encoding helix-turn-helix transcriptional regulator — MHNDLDSLGEILKAARKSNNLTREQLAERINISPRYLMSIENENKKPSYSVLFRLIRELGISADAIFYPEGKHTNNEIDQITRLLYQCDERDLKVLSAIVKALLETK, encoded by the coding sequence ATGCACAACGATTTAGATAGTTTAGGTGAAATTCTTAAAGCTGCAAGAAAAAGCAATAACCTTACCCGTGAACAATTAGCAGAAAGAATAAACATATCACCCCGATATTTGATGTCCATAGAAAACGAAAATAAAAAGCCAAGCTATAGTGTTCTTTTTCGTCTCATCCGTGAATTAGGCATATCAGCTGACGCAATTTTCTATCCTGAAGGTAAACATACCAATAATGAGATAGATCAAATAACTCGCTTGCTTTACCAGTGTGATGAACGCGATCTCAAGGTTCTGTCAGCAATAGTTAAAGCTTTATTGGAAACTAAATGA
- a CDS encoding IS3 family transposase: MRSKQNRFTAEFKNQIVKEVEEIGNATLVARKHDLVAGTVTRWVRESKKTNKKNNRLNQNCDTDPTLLEHENDQLKKLLGEKDLEIAILRDMLKKNEPTIKEKVEIAKKWIDAGYKATLVLSIIRLNKSTYYYNINRPEAISDSSKNKGGRPIPGYSLDVHNNRVCDEEIKEYIIQIIETEGDSYGCYKITIILRRKYNLVINKKKVYRLCKELAILRPQRKIKPKQPRKIAINREITSSNALWEVDVKYGYIQKEDRFFYILSYLDVYDRSIIDYHIGLSCKASDAAITLKRAMIKRNLHNKENNLVIRSDNGPQFISFHFQNTCLELQIEHERIPYATPNKNAHIEAFHRILEDECLSKYEFESFAHAYKEVTEFMKKYNNIRIHSSLGYISPKEYYLQALFGTENKQIVKL; encoded by the coding sequence ATGAGGTCAAAGCAAAACAGATTTACTGCTGAATTTAAAAATCAAATAGTCAAAGAGGTTGAAGAAATAGGTAATGCTACTTTAGTTGCAAGAAAGCATGATCTTGTTGCTGGCACTGTAACTAGATGGGTTAGGGAATCTAAAAAGACCAACAAGAAAAATAACCGGCTAAATCAAAATTGTGATACTGATCCAACATTATTAGAGCATGAGAATGATCAACTTAAGAAGCTACTTGGAGAAAAGGATCTAGAAATAGCAATTCTCCGTGATATGTTAAAAAAAAACGAACCAACAATAAAAGAAAAAGTAGAGATAGCTAAAAAATGGATTGATGCTGGATACAAGGCAACATTAGTTCTTTCAATTATACGACTTAATAAGTCCACCTATTACTACAATATAAATAGGCCAGAAGCAATTTCAGATAGCTCAAAGAATAAGGGTGGCAGACCGATACCAGGCTATTCTTTAGATGTTCATAATAACAGAGTTTGTGATGAAGAAATAAAAGAATATATAATTCAAATTATTGAAACAGAAGGAGATTCCTATGGATGTTATAAAATCACAATAATCCTAAGAAGAAAATACAACCTTGTTATAAATAAGAAGAAGGTTTATAGACTATGCAAAGAATTGGCCATACTAAGACCCCAAAGAAAGATAAAACCAAAACAACCTAGAAAAATAGCCATAAATCGAGAAATAACAAGCTCTAATGCCTTATGGGAAGTAGACGTTAAATACGGCTATATCCAAAAGGAAGATAGGTTTTTCTATATATTATCCTACTTAGATGTCTATGATAGAAGCATAATAGATTATCATATAGGGCTTAGTTGTAAAGCCAGCGATGCTGCCATTACTCTAAAAAGAGCAATGATAAAAAGGAACCTTCATAACAAAGAAAATAACTTGGTAATAAGATCTGACAATGGGCCACAATTTATAAGCTTTCACTTTCAAAATACGTGCCTTGAGCTGCAGATAGAGCATGAGAGGATACCTTATGCTACTCCAAATAAGAATGCCCATATTGAAGCATTTCACAGAATACTAGAAGACGAATGTCTGTCAAAATATGAATTTGAGAGCTTTGCTCATGCATATAAAGAAGTTACAGAATTCATGAAAAAATATAATAACATAAGAATTCATAGCTCTTTAGGATACATATCTCCAAAAGAGTACTATCTACAGGCTTTGTTTGGCACAGAAAACAAACAAATAGTAAAGCTATAA
- a CDS encoding serine hydrolase domain-containing protein, producing MKNARILGGHRMWIWFILTSIIISLLVMLLTGSLQMGRNMRADAPLDEFEAHMDERIPTMMKLYGIPGCNIALVKDGEIAWIEGYGYADVESGRALTTDTPMSVQSITKSVTAWGVMRLRERGLIDLDTPVSQYLKSWQFPLSTYPAEKITVRQLLSHTSGMPLGDFTNTYYPGEDIPSNRDVMTGEAVLMRKPGTEFSYSNTGYNILEILIEDVTGQSFPEYIRTEVLLPLGMDNAAFDIDEEVTPYPPTGYNLREEPVPVYLYPSKASGGLFATAHDIARFAAAGMQENPVLSVESISRMYQPECRKVGIYGLIFEAYGFGHYIEKLPNGALSVSHGGQGNGIMTHMQAVPETGDAIVILTNSQRSWPFIAYVLSDWAQWRGFPSVGMGRIIWGHYVLCAVIGMLISASQLVILRLVSTFYQQKRTEFKLLRVSAAFILLGVLILCACQRYLFITSVFPVLSVWLGGTAFVFSIVLLLSVVLPTCPRKKDKL from the coding sequence ATGAAGAACGCAAGAATTCTTGGAGGTCACAGGATGTGGATATGGTTTATCCTTACATCCATAATAATTAGCTTGCTCGTCATGCTGTTAACCGGCAGTCTGCAAATGGGGCGGAATATGCGTGCCGATGCCCCGCTTGACGAATTTGAGGCACATATGGATGAACGCATTCCCACCATGATGAAGCTGTATGGGATTCCAGGCTGCAACATCGCACTTGTGAAGGATGGCGAAATCGCATGGATTGAGGGCTATGGTTATGCAGATGTTGAAAGCGGCAGGGCGTTGACAACCGATACGCCCATGAGTGTTCAATCCATTACAAAATCTGTTACGGCTTGGGGAGTTATGCGGCTTAGGGAGAGGGGTCTCATCGACTTGGATACTCCGGTGTCGCAGTATCTGAAAAGCTGGCAATTTCCGTTGAGTACCTATCCGGCGGAAAAAATTACGGTACGGCAGCTTTTAAGTCACACATCTGGGATGCCATTGGGGGATTTTACTAACACCTATTACCCCGGCGAGGACATTCCCTCCAACCGGGATGTGATGACCGGGGAAGCGGTGCTGATGCGCAAGCCGGGGACAGAATTTTCGTATTCTAACACAGGCTATAACATATTAGAGATATTAATCGAGGATGTCACTGGACAAAGCTTTCCCGAATATATACGCACAGAAGTTTTACTGCCGCTGGGCATGGATAACGCTGCCTTTGATATAGACGAGGAAGTGACGCCTTACCCACCTACGGGGTATAACCTCAGAGAGGAGCCGGTTCCGGTCTATCTCTATCCCTCAAAGGCTTCAGGAGGTCTGTTTGCCACAGCTCACGATATTGCTCGCTTTGCGGCGGCGGGTATGCAAGAAAATCCTGTTCTAAGTGTCGAGAGCATTAGTCGGATGTATCAACCTGAGTGCCGTAAAGTTGGCATTTACGGTTTGATATTTGAGGCGTATGGATTTGGTCATTATATTGAAAAGCTGCCAAACGGTGCGCTCTCAGTTTCTCACGGCGGCCAAGGCAACGGCATCATGACGCATATGCAGGCTGTGCCGGAGACAGGCGACGCCATCGTGATTCTCACAAACAGCCAACGAAGCTGGCCTTTCATTGCATATGTTTTAAGTGATTGGGCGCAGTGGCGAGGGTTTCCTTCTGTCGGCATGGGAAGGATTATCTGGGGGCATTACGTACTCTGCGCTGTGATCGGTATGTTGATCTCGGCAAGCCAACTGGTGATATTGAGGCTGGTCTCGACCTTTTATCAGCAAAAGCGAACGGAGTTCAAATTGCTTCGAGTTAGTGCAGCATTTATTCTGCTCGGAGTTCTAATCTTGTGCGCTTGCCAGAGATACTTATTTATAACTTCGGTTTTTCCGGTTCTGTCTGTGTGGCTTGGGGGTACAGCATTCGTGTTCTCTATAGTACTGCTTTTGTCCGTAGTGTTACCCACATGCCCAAGAAAGAAAGATAAACTCTAA
- a CDS encoding type I restriction enzyme subunit R domain-containing protein, whose amino-acid sequence MKEVLADISAQGEDAIEKKLHEYAVEEAKAEAEEKDTDEEIAAEMATHGQQQNLSFFAFTATPKQKTLEIFGTKSVNGKPEPFHVYSMRQAIEEGFIFNVLENYTTYETYFQIGKKVADDPVYSKGQANKALGKYMGLHPHNLAQKTEVIIEHFRSQVQHRIGGKAKAMLVTGSRLHAVRYYFEFQKYIKKMGYTDLGVLVAFSGMVKDNVTGEMKEYTESNLNNFPDSETVEKFDSVEYQLLLVAEKYQTGFDQPLLHTMYVDKKLSGVKAVQTLSRVNRTYPGKTETFILDFVNSREDIEKAFQDYYQETGVSETTDPNTIYDIKNVLDSFMLYLDSEIEAFAKVFFKETKNQGNIDLAKLNSFIDPAVDRYNALTEEQDKMDFKGALAKFIRLYSFLTHIIKLGDEKLHKFYAYAKALIRKLPRDAGERTPNLDNEVLLQYYRLQKSYEGTIELVKEDGVLYGKTSGTGLPLEDEKEKLSEIIQKLNERLGTNFTEMDKVLEQFVQDMASNEEMVLRAKNPLDLFKIIYDNNIMDVVLSRMAENTKFCERYLEDEEFRTEIDKILLPLVHARLSKI is encoded by the coding sequence TTGAAAGAAGTTTTGGCTGATATTTCTGCACAAGGCGAAGACGCTATCGAAAAAAAACTTCACGAATATGCCGTTGAAGAAGCGAAAGCCGAAGCCGAGGAAAAGGACACCGACGAGGAGATCGCAGCTGAAATGGCTACACATGGTCAGCAGCAGAATCTTTCATTCTTTGCATTTACCGCTACACCGAAGCAAAAGACGCTTGAGATCTTCGGTACAAAATCAGTTAACGGAAAACCGGAGCCATTCCATGTTTACAGTATGCGGCAGGCTATCGAGGAAGGCTTCATTTTCAATGTTCTCGAAAATTACACAACTTATGAAACTTATTTTCAGATCGGTAAGAAAGTTGCTGATGATCCAGTTTATTCGAAAGGTCAGGCAAATAAAGCTCTTGGCAAATATATGGGGCTTCACCCACACAACCTTGCTCAAAAGACCGAGGTCATTATTGAACATTTTCGTAGTCAGGTTCAGCATCGCATTGGTGGCAAGGCAAAAGCGATGCTTGTGACAGGCTCACGGTTACATGCAGTGCGTTATTATTTTGAGTTTCAGAAATACATCAAAAAGATGGGTTACACGGATCTTGGTGTATTGGTAGCATTTTCCGGCATGGTTAAAGACAATGTAACCGGAGAGATGAAGGAATATACAGAATCCAATCTGAATAATTTTCCCGATTCTGAAACGGTGGAGAAGTTCGATTCGGTTGAATATCAACTTTTGCTTGTAGCTGAAAAATACCAAACTGGCTTTGACCAACCACTCCTACATACGATGTATGTAGACAAGAAACTGTCCGGCGTAAAGGCTGTGCAGACACTCTCCCGCGTTAATCGCACTTATCCAGGCAAGACGGAAACCTTTATTCTAGATTTCGTAAATTCCCGTGAGGACATTGAAAAGGCGTTTCAAGACTATTATCAGGAGACCGGCGTTTCTGAAACGACCGATCCGAATACCATTTACGATATCAAGAATGTCCTTGACAGCTTTATGCTCTATCTGGATAGCGAAATTGAGGCTTTTGCAAAGGTGTTCTTTAAGGAAACGAAAAATCAGGGAAATATCGACTTAGCGAAGCTAAACTCTTTCATAGATCCAGCCGTTGACCGCTACAATGCTCTTACAGAGGAACAGGACAAGATGGATTTCAAGGGTGCACTTGCAAAGTTTATCCGCCTGTATTCATTTCTTACACATATTATCAAGCTTGGGGACGAGAAACTTCATAAGTTCTATGCCTACGCTAAGGCATTGATTCGTAAGCTACCGAGGGATGCTGGTGAGCGAACACCGAACCTCGATAACGAAGTATTATTGCAATACTATCGCCTCCAAAAGTCATATGAAGGTACTATTGAGCTTGTAAAAGAGGACGGAGTATTATACGGTAAGACCTCCGGCACAGGGCTACCTCTTGAGGACGAGAAAGAAAAGCTATCAGAGATTATCCAGAAACTAAATGAGAGGCTTGGCACCAACTTTACCGAGATGGATAAGGTGCTAGAGCAGTTTGTGCAGGACATGGCAAGCAACGAGGAAATGGTTCTTCGAGCCAAAAATCCGCTCGATCTCTTTAAAATAATCTATGACAACAATATTATGGATGTTGTACTTTCCCGTATGGCAGAGAACACCAAATTCTGCGAACGGTATCTAGAAGACGAAGAATTCAGAACAGAAATAGATAAAATATTGCTGCCGCTTGTTCATGCGCGGCTCTCAAAAATATAG
- a CDS encoding cyclic lactone autoinducer peptide, which produces MLKFISKSLFQGLAAVFAVVAMTNIGTTSMFLMYQPEPPKNLKK; this is translated from the coding sequence ATGTTAAAATTTATTAGCAAATCTCTATTTCAAGGATTGGCAGCAGTGTTCGCTGTAGTGGCCATGACAAATATTGGAACAACAAGCATGTTTCTTATGTACCAGCCGGAGCCACCAAAGAACTTAAAAAAGTAG
- a CDS encoding sigma factor-like helix-turn-helix DNA-binding protein: MKIINLRDLYPFYKSDFLIEIADEVAELIKQIERKEHADYERIRVNKAYYSLDADDGIERDIVLLVLSPEEIYERKQSKQELYAAINSLPEKQAKRIYAHFFLGMSKAEIARIEGVNKCQVDRLH; encoded by the coding sequence ATGAAGATAATCAATTTACGGGATTTATACCCGTTTTATAAATCTGACTTTCTTATTGAAATTGCAGATGAAGTTGCAGAACTGATCAAACAGATTGAGCGAAAAGAACATGCAGATTACGAGCGCATCCGCGTGAACAAGGCCTACTATTCTCTTGACGCTGATGATGGAATAGAAAGAGATATTGTACTGCTTGTATTATCACCGGAAGAAATCTATGAACGAAAACAGAGCAAACAGGAATTGTATGCTGCTATCAACAGCCTGCCGGAAAAACAGGCAAAGCGCATCTATGCGCATTTTTTTCTTGGCATGAGCAAAGCAGAAATAGCCAGGATTGAAGGTGTTAACAAATGCCAGGTGGATAGGCTACACTAA
- a CDS encoding AtpZ/AtpI family protein, translating to MKNRKMSDYWNMGTAIGLCTAVGIVLGALLQNVVLWLCIGAGVGVVLGAVSANKKPRDK from the coding sequence ATGAAAAATCGGAAAATGTCAGATTATTGGAATATGGGGACAGCTATCGGCTTGTGCACTGCTGTCGGCATAGTGCTTGGGGCACTTCTGCAGAATGTAGTTCTGTGGCTGTGCATCGGAGCAGGTGTGGGTGTGGTTCTCGGAGCGGTTTCTGCAAATAAAAAACCGCGAGACAAATAA
- a CDS encoding PLD nuclease N-terminal domain-containing protein — translation MNEFVLTKDMLLILSPLILLQLSLAIYCGIKIFREGVQNLNKWAWFLICLFVNVIGPVLFLLVGRKKEFK, via the coding sequence ATGAACGAGTTTGTACTTACAAAGGATATGCTCCTAATCCTCTCCCCGCTTATTCTCCTTCAACTTAGTCTGGCGATATACTGCGGCATCAAAATCTTCAGGGAAGGTGTACAAAACTTAAACAAATGGGCATGGTTTTTAATTTGTCTGTTTGTCAATGTGATAGGCCCTGTTTTGTTCCTCTTAGTGGGAAGAAAGAAGGAGTTTAAATGA
- a CDS encoding response regulator: protein MRILVIEDEQDLASAIKKGLEMEGFAVDIVFDGGEGCQLAEIHTYDIIILDLNLPDMSGLDVLQHIRHLSKQIRVLILTALSDTSSRVKGLNLGALNPPNPFGQSHTSLVK from the coding sequence ATGCGGATATTGGTGATTGAAGACGAGCAAGATTTGGCGAGTGCGATCAAAAAAGGATTGGAAATGGAAGGGTTTGCGGTAGACATTGTATTTGATGGAGGAGAAGGCTGTCAGCTGGCGGAAATCCATACTTACGATATCATTATCTTGGATTTAAACTTGCCAGATATGAGTGGATTGGACGTGCTGCAACACATACGACATCTGTCTAAACAAATCAGAGTGCTGATTCTAACAGCGCTTTCTGATACATCTTCTCGTGTGAAAGGATTGAATTTGGGAGCTCTTAATCCCCCTAACCCATTTGGACAATCACACACTAGTTTAGTAAAATAA
- a CDS encoding response regulator transcription factor, whose protein sequence is MNQITVLLADDQTIIRDGLRALLEINPDIKVVAEAKTGMEAYEQTEIHHPQVVLMDLRMPQMGGVEATRLIKQDFPETSVLVLTTFDDDESILGAITHGASGYLLKDISGVKLAEAIRDTVRGSIILPGNIAAKITRHISKQSKPEATLTDFTQREQDIIHLLMQGKSNQEIAQTLFLTVGTVKNYISQIYSKAGITDRANAILHFKQLGF, encoded by the coding sequence ATGAATCAGATCACTGTTCTGTTGGCGGACGATCAGACAATTATCCGAGATGGGTTGCGCGCATTACTTGAAATAAATCCTGATATTAAGGTAGTTGCGGAAGCAAAAACCGGTATGGAAGCCTACGAACAGACAGAAATCCATCACCCGCAGGTGGTTCTCATGGATCTTCGAATGCCGCAAATGGGTGGAGTGGAGGCTACACGGCTGATCAAGCAGGATTTTCCCGAAACATCGGTTTTGGTATTAACCACATTTGATGATGATGAATCCATTCTCGGCGCCATCACCCACGGCGCTTCGGGATATCTTTTAAAGGATATCAGCGGGGTAAAGCTGGCCGAAGCCATCCGTGACACCGTGCGAGGGAGCATCATTTTACCGGGAAATATCGCGGCCAAAATCACAAGGCACATTAGCAAACAAAGCAAGCCTGAAGCTACTCTTACCGATTTTACGCAGCGTGAACAAGATATAATCCATCTGCTTATGCAGGGAAAAAGTAATCAGGAAATCGCACAGACGCTTTTTCTTACTGTCGGTACGGTCAAGAACTATATCAGTCAAATCTACAGCAAAGCCGGAATTACCGACCGAGCAAACGCCATATTGCACTTCAAACAATTGGGATTTTAA
- a CDS encoding sensor histidine kinase, with amino-acid sequence MQIREIWPFLLPGVLLQLLMQILCIAEGVREDNRKPFHRTLYVLSIAIFGLAAIAFHLLRAEKTPPKDTTTAEVERANHLTNKGIFFLLLIAYQVMGLHMLAENFGTPMYIPLIWLLSISFLIMLLYNLLPEQKRFKAEPLLPMLQIALCIPIQYLDVSGDNLFLSIIAGFSAINHASLSHAKAYGIGALGAYLLGSTARTILLSESAELADLVRYFFVNTIVVLLALIAFYTLKKQMITSVKLESALRTVNEQSEKLKGLAVVEERNRIAAEMHDTVGHTLTAAVLTLEAAEGLVSEPQVAQKLHQGKEQVRRGLSELRASVKIVRAGNETNFVAVLEQLLQEIRSDTGLDIHLVMESEIALPPLEVGILLSAVKECITNAIRHGHATHVDILIGEHKGQLRMAFTDNGSGTDDIKSGSGLSIMRERVQSVGGTLKIESALGEGFTVSLIIPAMQRKEDVQ; translated from the coding sequence ATGCAAATTAGAGAGATTTGGCCGTTTCTGCTACCGGGGGTATTGCTTCAGTTATTGATGCAGATCCTCTGTATTGCGGAGGGCGTGAGAGAAGATAATCGAAAGCCATTTCATCGCACCTTGTATGTTTTGTCTATCGCCATTTTCGGGTTGGCCGCCATTGCCTTCCACCTACTCCGCGCAGAAAAGACACCACCAAAGGATACCACCACCGCCGAAGTGGAAAGGGCGAACCACCTCACAAATAAGGGTATCTTTTTCCTGCTGCTGATTGCTTATCAAGTGATGGGGCTACATATGCTAGCAGAGAATTTCGGTACTCCGATGTACATCCCCTTGATTTGGCTGCTATCAATTTCTTTTCTCATAATGCTACTGTATAATCTGCTCCCTGAGCAAAAACGCTTCAAAGCCGAACCGCTTTTGCCAATGCTGCAGATAGCTCTATGCATACCAATTCAATACCTAGATGTTTCAGGGGATAATTTATTTCTTTCCATCATTGCGGGGTTCAGTGCAATCAACCACGCATCGCTATCCCACGCAAAGGCATATGGAATAGGTGCGTTGGGTGCTTATCTTTTGGGCAGCACGGCAAGAACAATACTTTTATCCGAAAGCGCTGAACTGGCGGATCTTGTACGCTATTTTTTCGTCAACACGATTGTGGTTCTACTTGCCTTGATTGCTTTTTACACATTAAAAAAGCAAATGATTACAAGTGTTAAGTTGGAATCGGCTCTCCGTACGGTGAATGAGCAATCCGAGAAGCTTAAGGGCTTAGCAGTCGTGGAGGAGAGAAACCGCATTGCCGCCGAAATGCACGATACAGTCGGTCATACACTGACTGCCGCCGTCCTGACATTAGAAGCGGCGGAGGGACTTGTATCAGAGCCGCAAGTGGCACAAAAGCTACATCAAGGCAAAGAGCAAGTACGGCGAGGACTTTCGGAACTTCGCGCTTCTGTTAAAATAGTTAGGGCAGGAAACGAAACCAATTTTGTCGCTGTCCTTGAGCAGCTTTTGCAGGAAATCCGTTCTGACACCGGGCTTGATATTCATCTTGTTATGGAATCAGAAATTGCCCTGCCCCCGCTTGAGGTCGGCATACTGCTCTCGGCGGTAAAGGAATGTATAACTAACGCAATCAGACATGGACATGCAACGCATGTGGACATCCTGATTGGCGAGCATAAAGGACAGCTACGCATGGCTTTTACAGACAATGGTAGCGGAACGGATGATATAAAGTCCGGCTCCGGGCTATCCATCATGCGAGAGCGTGTGCAAAGCGTAGGCGGGACACTGAAAATAGAAAGCGCACTGGGAGAAGGGTTTACCGTCAGCCTCATTATCCCCGCCATGCAAAGAAAGGAGGATGTACAATGA
- a CDS encoding ABC transporter ATP-binding protein: MITVKGLQKKFKNFYALKNVDMHVKKGEIYGFIGPNGSGKTSTMNILAGLSRPAQGECTVNGLDVTKLTHPGDLKIGYLPEDPKFYPWMTAHETLDYLSGGRNTGHTGEILRWTGLLDARNRRVGGFSRGMKQRLGIGAALIRNPELLILDEPSSALDPEGRSEVLRLIKDLKGMGKTILFSTHILDDVERICDTVGMIDAGQMLFEKPLAQLQKENTQPIFDITPVHPVESSILDALEQLTGLVSLAKSGKSFTIKVADNGVSVSVMRLLADSGILIESFSLRKARLEDLFLQGVNTK, encoded by the coding sequence ATGATAACTGTAAAGGGACTTCAAAAGAAGTTTAAAAATTTTTATGCCCTCAAGAACGTGGATATGCACGTAAAAAAAGGCGAAATATACGGCTTTATAGGCCCAAACGGCTCGGGCAAAACCTCGACGATGAACATTCTCGCTGGCCTCTCCCGCCCCGCGCAGGGTGAATGTACCGTGAATGGATTGGATGTCACAAAGCTTACTCATCCCGGTGATCTCAAAATCGGTTACCTCCCCGAGGATCCTAAATTCTATCCATGGATGACCGCGCATGAAACCCTTGACTACTTGTCCGGTGGGCGGAACACTGGACATACTGGAGAGATACTGAGGTGGACGGGATTATTGGATGCGCGGAATCGCCGCGTGGGCGGATTCTCTCGTGGCATGAAGCAGCGCCTGGGCATTGGTGCCGCTCTCATACGCAACCCGGAGTTGCTTATTCTTGATGAGCCATCCTCTGCCCTTGATCCTGAGGGAAGAAGCGAGGTGCTGCGCCTTATCAAGGACCTGAAAGGCATGGGTAAAACCATTCTGTTTTCCACGCATATTTTAGACGATGTGGAGCGCATCTGCGACACGGTCGGCATGATCGATGCAGGACAGATGCTATTTGAAAAGCCACTTGCGCAGCTTCAAAAAGAGAACACGCAGCCGATTTTTGACATCACTCCTGTTCATCCAGTCGAATCGAGTATATTGGACGCATTGGAGCAGCTGACCGGTTTAGTATCCTTAGCAAAATCGGGAAAGTCCTTCACTATCAAAGTGGCTGATAATGGGGTTTCCGTGTCAGTGATGCGATTATTGGCAGATAGTGGAATCTTGATAGAATCCTTTTCCCTACGCAAGGCTCGCTTAGAGGATTTGTTTTTGCAGGGGGTGAACACGAAATGA